From a region of the Cucumis sativus cultivar 9930 chromosome 6, Cucumber_9930_V3, whole genome shotgun sequence genome:
- the LOC101221687 gene encoding uncharacterized protein LOC101221687 isoform X1, with translation MRQQGQYSDSGLGAYSVSQMHHVPSQMVEQSHPDPFEGRLEAFTPEREHSYVASKNEDQWRWERDESKMPNSMTSHMFNEGQGQGGDATRSYFQGQRPNPKLGLEKGSNNDPRSQSHGKNMESRFGDGPLPQNFDGLEQKFIDDIIKLTKEQNDAEDEENARHRERILAINAQYEEQLAALRVRHAGRRDELLRRESTARQHQYQKGIMDHYPNGGIGPGDPRGNSGVTNLAASGQAHQNYESEHFDSFRERARFLGNSARDPNLDPRGSYPGGRVYDTASRLGSNGNITWHVVVHFALPPDLDQVVSLFSFFLFP, from the exons ATGAGACAGCAGGGGCAATATTCTGATTCAGGACTAGGCGCATATTCAGTTTCTCAAATGCATCATGTTCCCAGTCAAATGGTGGAACAAAGCCACCCTGATCCTTTTGAAGGACGGTTGGAAGCATTCACTCCCGAGAGAGAGCATTCGTATGTAGCTTCAAAAAATGAGGATCAATGGAGATGGGAAAGAGATGAGTCGAAGATGCCAAATTCTATGACCTCTCACATGTTCAATGAAG GTCAAGGTCAAGGGGGTGATGCCACAAGATCATACTTTCAAGGTCAGAGACCTAACCCAAAATTGGGTCTCGAGAAAGGAAGCAACAACGATCCCAGATCTCAATCCCATGGAAAAAACATGGAAAGTAGGTTTGGAGACGGTCCACTGCCACAGAACTTTGACGGTCTCGAGCAGAAATTTATTGATGATATCATTAAATTGACTAAGGAGCAAAATGATGCAGAGGACGAGGAAAATGCTAGACATAGAGAG AGAATTTTGGCAATCAATGCTCAATATGAGGAACAATTAGCAGCACTTCGAGTTCGGCATGCTGGTCGTCGTGATGAGTTACTACGAAGGGAATCAACTGCACGGCAACATCAATACCAGAAGGGAATAATGGACCATTACCCAAATGGGGGCATTGGCCCAGGCGATCCTCGTGGCAATAGTGGAGTTACAAACTTGGCTGCTTCTGGACAAGCACATCAAAATTATGAATCAGAACACTTTGATTCCTTCAGAGAACGAGCTCGATTTCTTGGGAATTCTGCACGGGATCCTAATTTGGATCCTAGAGGTTCCTATCCAGGGGGTCGAGTTTACGACACTGCCTCACG GTTAGGTTCCAATGGCAACATCACGTGGCATGTGGTTGTACATTTTGCTTTGCCTCCAGATCTTGACCAGGTGGTctcacttttctctttcttcttatttccttaa
- the LOC101221687 gene encoding uncharacterized protein LOC101221687 isoform X2 produces the protein MRQQGQYSDSGLGAYSVSQMHHVPSQMVEQSHPDPFEGRLEAFTPEREHSYVASKNEDQWRWERDESKMPNSMTSHMFNEGQGQGGDATRSYFQGQRPNPKLGLEKGSNNDPRSQSHGKNMESRFGDGPLPQNFDGLEQKFIDDIIKLTKEQNDAEDEENARHRERILAINAQYEEQLAALRVRHAGRRDELLRRESTARQHQYQKGIMDHYPNGGIGPGDPRGNSGVTNLAASGQAHQNYESEHFDSFRERARFLGNSARDPNLDPRGSYPGGRVYDTASRFQWQHHVACGCTFCFASRS, from the exons ATGAGACAGCAGGGGCAATATTCTGATTCAGGACTAGGCGCATATTCAGTTTCTCAAATGCATCATGTTCCCAGTCAAATGGTGGAACAAAGCCACCCTGATCCTTTTGAAGGACGGTTGGAAGCATTCACTCCCGAGAGAGAGCATTCGTATGTAGCTTCAAAAAATGAGGATCAATGGAGATGGGAAAGAGATGAGTCGAAGATGCCAAATTCTATGACCTCTCACATGTTCAATGAAG GTCAAGGTCAAGGGGGTGATGCCACAAGATCATACTTTCAAGGTCAGAGACCTAACCCAAAATTGGGTCTCGAGAAAGGAAGCAACAACGATCCCAGATCTCAATCCCATGGAAAAAACATGGAAAGTAGGTTTGGAGACGGTCCACTGCCACAGAACTTTGACGGTCTCGAGCAGAAATTTATTGATGATATCATTAAATTGACTAAGGAGCAAAATGATGCAGAGGACGAGGAAAATGCTAGACATAGAGAG AGAATTTTGGCAATCAATGCTCAATATGAGGAACAATTAGCAGCACTTCGAGTTCGGCATGCTGGTCGTCGTGATGAGTTACTACGAAGGGAATCAACTGCACGGCAACATCAATACCAGAAGGGAATAATGGACCATTACCCAAATGGGGGCATTGGCCCAGGCGATCCTCGTGGCAATAGTGGAGTTACAAACTTGGCTGCTTCTGGACAAGCACATCAAAATTATGAATCAGAACACTTTGATTCCTTCAGAGAACGAGCTCGATTTCTTGGGAATTCTGCACGGGATCCTAATTTGGATCCTAGAGGTTCCTATCCAGGGGGTCGAGTTTACGACACTGCCTCACG GTTCCAATGGCAACATCACGTGGCATGTGGTTGTACATTTTGCTTTGCCTCCAGATCTTGA